One genomic segment of Catalinimonas alkaloidigena includes these proteins:
- a CDS encoding ferritin-like domain-containing protein encodes MKKHKVKVSLSDSQPFQAGKSNRRQFIKLGGASLAIGGMLLTACEDDDEMMPNPPANGEDEVFDLGSGDVGILNYAYALEQLEADFYTRVYNNFYAGITAEEQQVLTDLYYHEVIHREFFKTAISAAVSDSAQVLPELEFDYGDLDFSNRDAVLATAKALEDTGVAAYNGAGRLISSPDYLLIAGKIVSVEARHASAIRSLINPDSTNFAGDDVVDANGLDVAMSPADILTVAGQFITTEFTANNLPTS; translated from the coding sequence ATGAAGAAGCACAAAGTTAAAGTATCCCTTTCCGATAGCCAGCCCTTTCAGGCAGGCAAATCAAACCGGAGACAATTTATCAAGTTAGGCGGAGCTTCACTGGCTATCGGCGGCATGCTGCTGACAGCTTGCGAAGATGATGATGAAATGATGCCTAACCCACCTGCCAATGGAGAAGATGAGGTGTTTGACCTGGGTAGCGGCGACGTAGGTATCCTGAATTATGCCTATGCCTTGGAGCAGTTGGAAGCGGACTTTTACACCAGGGTATATAATAACTTCTATGCAGGCATCACTGCTGAGGAGCAGCAGGTGCTCACCGATCTGTATTATCATGAAGTGATTCACCGTGAATTTTTTAAGACCGCTATCAGCGCGGCGGTCAGTGATAGTGCGCAGGTGCTACCTGAGCTGGAGTTTGACTATGGTGATCTGGATTTCAGTAATCGTGATGCGGTACTGGCTACAGCCAAAGCCCTGGAAGACACGGGGGTAGCTGCATATAATGGTGCAGGTAGATTGATTAGCAGTCCCGATTATCTGCTGATTGCCGGTAAGATTGTCTCAGTGGAAGCACGACATGCATCTGCTATTCGCAGCCTGATCAATCCTGATTCTACTAACTTCGCTGGTGACGATGTGGTAGACGCCAATGGATTAGATGTAGCCATGTCTCCGGCCGACATACTTACAGTAGCCGGACAGTTCATCACCACCGAGTTTACCGCTAATAATTTACCCACATCATAA
- a CDS encoding NAD(P)-dependent alcohol dehydrogenase, whose translation MKASYHLKYGPPEVLSVREIEKPVPKDNELLIRVHAATVNRTDCGILGASPIVLRFITGLLKPKLPVTGSDFAGEVEAVGSKVSRFKIGDKVWGFNDQGISSHAEYMTIAEKQAILPLPTGFSYAQAAASVEGAHYAYNFINKVKLQAGQKAVVNGATGAIGSALLQLLKYHHIVVTAVCKSEHFETVKALGADKVIDYTQEDFTRDTNQYDYVMDAVGKSTFSKCKRLLKNKGIYISSELGPNNQNIFLPVITPLGGGKKVIFPFPISIEKSMDFISKLIEEGKFTPLIDERTFTLEEIREAFTYVGAGQKIGNVMLKVR comes from the coding sequence ATGAAAGCATCTTACCACCTGAAATATGGCCCTCCTGAGGTATTAAGCGTGAGAGAAATAGAAAAGCCGGTTCCAAAAGACAATGAACTTCTGATCCGGGTGCATGCCGCCACTGTAAACAGAACCGACTGTGGTATTTTAGGGGCAAGCCCAATTGTGCTCCGCTTTATTACAGGTCTGTTGAAGCCTAAACTTCCAGTGACAGGAAGCGATTTTGCAGGTGAGGTAGAAGCAGTAGGAAGCAAAGTGAGCCGCTTTAAGATTGGCGATAAGGTATGGGGGTTCAATGACCAGGGCATATCCTCACACGCGGAGTATATGACGATAGCCGAAAAGCAGGCGATCTTGCCTTTGCCAACGGGCTTCAGTTATGCGCAGGCAGCGGCAAGTGTGGAGGGAGCGCATTATGCCTACAATTTTATCAATAAGGTAAAGCTGCAGGCAGGACAAAAGGCGGTAGTCAACGGGGCGACTGGCGCTATCGGCTCAGCACTGCTTCAACTTTTAAAGTACCATCATATTGTTGTAACTGCGGTATGCAAATCAGAACACTTTGAGACAGTAAAAGCCTTAGGTGCTGATAAAGTGATAGATTATACTCAGGAAGATTTTACCCGGGATACCAACCAATACGACTATGTGATGGATGCGGTAGGCAAAAGTACTTTTTCCAAGTGTAAACGTCTGTTAAAAAATAAGGGTATATACATTTCATCCGAGCTGGGACCCAATAATCAGAATATTTTTTTGCCTGTCATTACCCCCCTAGGCGGGGGCAAAAAAGTAATTTTTCCTTTTCCGATAAGTATTGAGAAAAGTATGGATTTCATCAGTAAGCTGATAGAGGAAGGAAAATTTACCCCTCTGATAGATGAGAGAACATTTACGCTTGAAGAAATCCGGGAAGCCTTTACCTATGTGGGTGCAGGGCAGAAGATTGGCAATGTAATGCTTAAGGTACGTTAA
- a CDS encoding TraB/GumN family protein — protein sequence MKTYCKILIALLCFTSPAYGSVFSPPPVSDNHDKVNTVLFEVRSDEVDKVSYLFGTHHAFGNTFFDSLKNATQALLSSQILIKENLDIPGQLAEDIINRRTTTTDWSRYLHKRDLPFVDSIFSKSEVALDKVTPTELHVILSRYYNERICNAKALGDSVLTLDGYIGTLGKQQGLQLIGLETIEEQLALIAKDVEGMPRKVHKRRLRDLIERIRQKDQNACSQTDWYKNMEFDLQLDQPCQNTLLLTQRNDKWMLEIDRQLQAGSCFVAVGFSHLMFECGLINQLKHLGYTVKPIPVN from the coding sequence ATGAAAACTTACTGTAAAATCCTCATTGCCCTGCTGTGCTTTACCTCTCCAGCCTACGGATCAGTTTTCTCCCCACCTCCTGTATCCGACAACCATGACAAGGTGAATACAGTGCTGTTTGAGGTCCGTTCTGATGAAGTAGACAAGGTGTCTTATCTGTTTGGCACCCATCATGCCTTTGGTAACACCTTTTTTGATTCGCTGAAAAACGCCACTCAGGCGCTCTTATCTTCTCAAATCCTCATCAAAGAAAACCTGGATATTCCCGGGCAACTGGCAGAAGACATCATTAACCGGCGTACTACCACCACAGACTGGTCAAGATATCTGCATAAAAGAGACCTTCCTTTCGTGGATAGTATTTTCTCTAAGAGTGAAGTGGCTCTGGACAAAGTCACGCCTACTGAGCTGCATGTGATTTTAAGCAGGTATTACAATGAAAGGATATGCAATGCCAAAGCCCTTGGGGATTCGGTGCTGACACTGGATGGCTATATCGGTACGTTGGGTAAACAGCAGGGCCTACAACTTATTGGCCTGGAAACTATAGAAGAACAACTGGCCTTGATTGCCAAAGATGTAGAAGGCATGCCCAGGAAAGTGCATAAAAGGAGGCTTAGGGATCTGATTGAGCGTATCCGGCAGAAAGACCAGAATGCTTGCTCCCAGACTGACTGGTACAAGAATATGGAATTTGATTTACAGTTGGATCAGCCCTGCCAGAATACCCTGCTGCTCACCCAAAGAAATGATAAATGGATGCTTGAGATTGACAGGCAACTCCAAGCCGGAAGCTGTTTTGTCGCGGTGGGTTTTAGTCACCTCATGTTTGAGTGTGGCCTAATCAATCAGTTGAAGCATCTGGGATATACTGTAAAGCCTATTCCGGTGAATTAA
- a CDS encoding glycosylase, producing MRIIHVLSLFFMTFILGCSTASQESSSEGSTTTAYDPTLIDFSPYTENPVFGGTDSTHWDERIRERGYILKEGDTYHMWYTGYQEGAEKGMMLGYASSPDGLSWTRHPDNPIYTENWVEDMMVIKQDSIYHMFAEGKNDIAHRLTSTDRIHWEEQGKLDIRYTNGEALSPGPFGTPTVWFEEDRWYLFYEREDTGIWLATSEDLEVWTHVQDDPVLTMGPESYDQYGLAVNQIVKKDGIYYAYYHGTELEDWSRWTTNLATSEDLIHWKKYEQNPIMEDNKSSGLLVHDGQQYRLYTMHPEVHVHFPEEHP from the coding sequence ATGCGAATTATTCATGTTCTCTCTCTATTTTTTATGACTTTTATTCTGGGATGTAGTACTGCTTCTCAGGAAAGCTCTTCTGAAGGTTCTACCACTACGGCCTATGATCCCACGCTGATTGATTTCAGCCCTTATACTGAAAATCCGGTATTTGGTGGTACTGACAGTACGCATTGGGATGAGCGCATACGTGAAAGAGGCTATATCCTGAAGGAGGGAGATACTTACCATATGTGGTATACCGGCTATCAGGAAGGGGCCGAAAAAGGTATGATGCTGGGCTATGCCAGTTCGCCCGACGGGCTGAGTTGGACCCGCCACCCTGATAATCCTATCTATACAGAAAACTGGGTAGAAGATATGATGGTGATCAAACAGGATAGTATTTACCATATGTTTGCCGAAGGCAAAAATGATATCGCCCACCGCCTTACTTCTACCGACCGCATCCACTGGGAGGAGCAGGGGAAACTGGATATTCGTTATACCAATGGTGAGGCCCTCTCTCCCGGACCTTTTGGTACGCCTACCGTTTGGTTTGAGGAGGATCGCTGGTACCTCTTTTATGAAAGGGAGGATACGGGCATCTGGCTGGCGACCTCCGAGGACCTTGAAGTATGGACCCACGTGCAGGATGATCCGGTACTGACAATGGGACCTGAAAGCTATGATCAGTATGGTTTGGCAGTCAACCAGATTGTGAAAAAAGATGGCATATACTATGCTTATTACCATGGCACCGAGCTGGAAGACTGGAGCCGCTGGACGACCAATCTGGCTACTTCAGAAGATTTGATTCACTGGAAAAAATATGAGCAGAACCCCATCATGGAAGATAATAAGTCCAGCGGCCTGCTGGTGCATGACGGACAGCAGTACCGCCTCTATACTATGCACCCTGAGGTACATGTACACTTTCCTGAAGAGCATCCCTGA
- the tatA gene encoding twin-arginine translocase TatA/TatE family subunit, whose amino-acid sequence MESLLLFIGGLGGWEIFLILAIIMIFFGAKKIPQMAKGLGQGIKEYKSAISGEAERELKDS is encoded by the coding sequence ATGGAAAGCTTATTATTATTCATAGGAGGCCTGGGCGGATGGGAAATTTTCCTGATCCTGGCCATCATTATGATCTTTTTTGGGGCTAAGAAAATTCCTCAGATGGCGAAAGGCCTGGGACAAGGCATCAAAGAATACAAATCTGCTATCAGTGGCGAAGCAGAAAGAGAACTCAAAGACTCATGA
- a CDS encoding RNA polymerase sigma factor — protein MSSDFYSSSILPYAAIIIKICRAYTNTQEDFEDYYQEVCLQIWRSRENFRQEAEWSSWIYRLSLNVCLTLLKKKKNNGQHFASDALPDIAVEDSRAFTDESLNYLYAAIRQLSEVDRAVILLYLEEKSYQEIADIMGTNPNNIGVRITRIKERLKKLLDGKVN, from the coding sequence GTGAGCAGCGACTTCTATTCTTCATCCATCCTTCCTTATGCCGCCATCATCATCAAGATATGCCGGGCTTATACCAATACGCAGGAAGATTTTGAAGATTACTATCAGGAAGTGTGCCTGCAGATATGGAGGAGCCGGGAGAATTTCCGGCAGGAGGCTGAATGGTCTAGCTGGATATACCGGCTCTCGCTGAATGTCTGCCTGACCCTGCTCAAGAAAAAGAAGAACAATGGGCAGCATTTCGCTTCCGATGCTTTACCAGATATAGCCGTAGAGGACAGCCGCGCCTTTACCGATGAGTCGCTTAATTATCTGTATGCCGCCATCCGGCAACTGTCTGAGGTGGATAGGGCGGTGATACTGCTTTATCTGGAAGAGAAGTCATACCAGGAAATCGCTGACATTATGGGGACCAATCCCAATAACATTGGAGTACGCATTACAAGAATTAAAGAACGTTTAAAAAAACTATTAGATGGAAAAGTCAATTGA
- the eat gene encoding ethanolamine permease: MAEAKLKQTLGPVLLWGIGVGLVISGMYFGWNLGLAEGGTAGLAAATVVIAIMYITFTFSYSELACAIPKAGGAFDYADRALGKRMGFFGGMAQIIEFVFAPPAIAAAIGAYFHLYFPALPTLGIAIVAYIIFTLLNISGVKTATTFELIVTVLAVAELLIFAGITLPEFEFADLTQNALPNGWGGAFAAIPFAIWFFLAIEGVANVAEETINPQRNVMLGFGSAIFTLVILCVLTFSSAVGVAGWEAVVYPEGSAEASDSPLPLALSYVVGAESWLYHLLISVGLLGLIASFHGIILAAGRATFEFGRVGYVPRLLGKVHPRFQTPAYALAANMFIGIVALLSGKTGEIITIACFGALTLYIISMISFFMLRKREPDMKRPFRVPFYPAFPAIALVIATIALIAMTVYNLIIALIYFSIMLLAYGYFHFFVLRKEKKETVVTEHS; this comes from the coding sequence ATGGCAGAAGCAAAATTAAAGCAAACGCTGGGACCAGTACTTTTGTGGGGCATAGGTGTGGGGCTGGTGATCTCAGGCATGTACTTTGGATGGAACCTCGGGCTGGCTGAAGGCGGCACTGCCGGGCTGGCAGCAGCTACAGTAGTTATTGCGATCATGTACATCACTTTTACCTTTAGCTATTCCGAGCTGGCCTGTGCCATTCCCAAAGCAGGGGGAGCCTTTGATTATGCTGACCGGGCATTGGGTAAAAGAATGGGTTTCTTCGGAGGGATGGCACAGATCATAGAGTTTGTATTCGCTCCCCCGGCCATTGCCGCTGCCATAGGCGCTTATTTTCATCTCTATTTTCCTGCTTTGCCTACACTAGGCATCGCCATAGTCGCCTATATCATTTTTACACTACTCAACATTTCAGGGGTAAAAACAGCCACTACTTTTGAACTGATAGTGACTGTCTTGGCAGTAGCAGAACTGCTGATCTTCGCGGGAATAACGCTGCCGGAGTTTGAGTTTGCAGACCTTACCCAAAATGCGCTGCCCAATGGCTGGGGAGGAGCTTTCGCGGCGATTCCCTTTGCCATCTGGTTTTTTCTGGCCATTGAAGGCGTAGCCAATGTGGCCGAAGAAACGATTAACCCTCAACGTAATGTGATGCTGGGCTTTGGCTCAGCTATTTTTACGCTGGTAATACTTTGTGTGCTTACCTTCTCTTCAGCAGTAGGCGTGGCAGGATGGGAAGCTGTAGTCTATCCTGAAGGCAGTGCCGAAGCTTCAGATTCTCCATTACCGCTTGCGCTTTCTTATGTAGTGGGGGCTGAGAGTTGGCTGTATCATTTGCTGATCTCAGTAGGTTTGCTGGGGCTGATAGCTTCCTTCCACGGAATCATCTTGGCAGCGGGCCGGGCTACTTTTGAATTCGGAAGAGTAGGCTATGTGCCTAGGTTGTTAGGAAAAGTCCACCCGCGCTTCCAGACCCCCGCCTATGCTTTAGCAGCCAATATGTTTATTGGCATCGTAGCTTTGCTGAGCGGTAAAACCGGTGAGATTATTACTATTGCCTGCTTTGGCGCGCTTACGCTTTATATCATTTCCATGATCAGCTTCTTTATGCTACGCAAAAGAGAGCCCGATATGAAGCGCCCTTTCCGGGTGCCCTTTTATCCTGCATTCCCGGCCATTGCTTTAGTGATCGCTACCATTGCCCTCATCGCCATGACCGTTTATAACCTGATAATTGCCCTGATCTACTTCAGTATTATGCTTTTAGCTTATGGCTATTTCCACTTCTTCGTATTGCGGAAAGAGAAGAAGGAAACCGTAGTCACTGAACATTCTTAA
- a CDS encoding ferritin-like domain-containing protein has protein sequence MNIIHFLDHFTSDELSSSKEQDKKSIVSRRQAFSQLGSLSKKLAMSAVPMGAAMFASSKVKAQSMNSPVQALQLALTLEYLEDEFYRKALESGVVPGGTRAEKVYMQISKHESAHVDFLIAGLGDNVVDKPTFDFTAGGAFDPFNENGVGQDTAYAQLLALAQAFEDTGVRAYKGQAANLMDAPDLLTAALQIHSVEARHASEIRRLRGLKGWIVQDNRGAGMPEATQPVYNGEAVTMQAGYDTAMEFGADAGTEAYDEPLSGDDAVAIASLFIVS, from the coding sequence ATGAATATCATACATTTTTTAGACCATTTCACAAGTGACGAATTGTCTTCCAGCAAAGAGCAGGACAAAAAAAGTATTGTATCACGACGTCAGGCATTCAGCCAACTGGGTAGTCTGAGCAAGAAGCTGGCGATGAGCGCCGTGCCGATGGGAGCAGCGATGTTTGCCTCATCAAAAGTGAAGGCACAGAGCATGAACAGTCCAGTGCAGGCGTTGCAACTGGCGCTCACGCTGGAGTATCTGGAAGATGAATTTTATCGCAAGGCACTAGAGTCAGGTGTAGTGCCGGGCGGTACCCGTGCTGAGAAAGTATATATGCAGATCTCTAAACATGAGAGTGCACATGTGGACTTTCTGATTGCAGGACTGGGAGATAATGTGGTGGATAAGCCCACATTTGACTTTACTGCAGGAGGCGCTTTTGACCCTTTCAACGAGAATGGTGTGGGGCAGGACACCGCCTACGCCCAGCTACTGGCTTTGGCCCAGGCGTTTGAAGATACCGGAGTACGCGCTTACAAAGGACAGGCTGCCAACCTGATGGACGCCCCCGACCTGCTTACCGCGGCACTACAAATACATTCGGTAGAGGCAAGACATGCTTCAGAGATACGCAGGCTGAGAGGTTTGAAGGGATGGATTGTGCAGGATAATCGTGGAGCGGGCATGCCCGAAGCTACTCAGCCGGTATACAATGGTGAAGCAGTAACAATGCAGGCAGGCTATGATACGGCGATGGAGTTTGGTGCCGATGCCGGTACAGAGGCTTACGATGAACCCCTGTCCGGAGATGATGCCGTGGCGATTGCCAGCTTATTTATTGTGAGCTAG